A single window of Camelus ferus isolate YT-003-E chromosome 7, BCGSAC_Cfer_1.0, whole genome shotgun sequence DNA harbors:
- the EPHA1 gene encoding ephrin type-A receptor 1 — translation MERRWPLGLGLLLLLCAPLPPGARAEEVTLMDTSKAQGELGWLLDPPEDGWSEVQQILNGTPLYMYQDCPVQDSRDTDHWLRSNWIYRGEEASRVHVELQFTVRDCKSFPGEAGPLGCKETFNLLYMESDQDVGIQLRRPLFQKVTTVAADQSFTIRDLASGAVKLNVERCSLGHLTRRGLYLAFHNPGACVALVSVRVFYQRCPEAVHGLAQFPDTLPAPGGLAEVAGTCLPHAQVIPSSSGVPRMHCSPDGEWLVLVGRCHCEPGYEEGGGGVKACVACPSGSYRADVDTPHCLKCPQHSTADSEGATVCTCESGHYRAPGEGSQEACTRPPSVPRNLSFSVSGTQLSLHWEPPEDMGGRQDVRYDVGCSQCRGAALEEGPCQPCGGSVRFYPGPRGLTSPTVRVDGLEPYANYTFNVEAQNGVSGLGASKHASASLSISMGHAEPLSGLSLRLVKKAPRQLELTWAGSRPRSPGGNLSYELHILNQDEERHQMVLEPRVLLTELQPDTTYIVRVRMLTPLGPGPFSPDHEFRTSPPVPRVLTGGEIVAITFALLLGAALLLGMLIFRSRKARQRRHQRQQRQRDRITDGDREDKLWLKPYVDLQAYEDPAQGALDFTQELDPAWLVVDNVIGEGEFGEVYRGSLRIPSQDAKTVAIKTLKDTSPDGQWWNFLREATIMGQFNHPHILHLEGVVTKRKPIMIITEFMENGALDAFLREQEDQLAPGQLVAMLQGIASGMNYLSDHNYVHRDLAARNILVSQNLCCKVSDFGLTRLLDNFDGTYETQGGKIPIRWTAPEAIAHRIFTTASDVWSFGIVMWEVLSFGDKPYGEMSNQEVMKSIEDGYRLPPPVDCPASLYELMKNCWAYDRARRPPFHRLKAQLEHLQANPHSLRTIANFDPRVTLRLPSLSGSDGIPYRSVAEWLESIRMKRYILHFRSAGLDTMECVLDLTAEDLAQMGITLPGHQKRILCSIQGFKD, via the exons ATGGAGCGGCGCTGGCCCCTGGGGCtcgggctgctgctgctgctctgcgcCCCGCTGCCCCCGGGGGCGCGCGCCGAGGAAG TCACTCTGATGGACACTAGCAAGGCACAGGGAGAGCTGGGCTGGCTGCTGGATCCCCCAGAGGACGGG TGGAGTGAGGTGCAGCAGATCCTGAATGGGACCCCCCTGTACATGTACCAGGACTGCCCAGTGCAGGACAGCAGAGACACTGACCACTGGCTTCGCTCCAATTGGATCTACCGGGGCGAGGAGGCATCCCGCGTCCACGTGGAGCTGCAGTTCACCGTGCGGGACTGCAAGAGCTTCCCCGGGGAAGCCGGGCCTCTGGGCTGCAAGGAGACCTTCAACCTCCTGTACATGGAGAGTGACCAGGACGTGGGCATTCAGCTCCGGCGGCCCTTGTTCCAGAAG GTAACCACGGTGGCTGCAGACCAGAGCTTCACCATTCGAGACCTTGCATCTGGAGCAGTGAAACTGAACGTGGAGCGTTGCTCCTTGGGCCACCTCACCCGCCGAGGCCTCTATCTTGCTTTCCACAACCCGGGTGCCTGTGTGGCCCTGGTGTCCGTCCGGGTGTTCTACCAGCGCTGCCCCGAGGCTGTGCATGGCTTGGCCCAGTTCCCCGACACTCTCCCAGCGCCTGGTGGGTTGGCTGAAGTGGCTGGGACCTGCTTGCCCCATGCCCAGGTCATCCCCAGCTCCTCAGGTGTGCCCCGCATGCACTGCAGCCCCGACGGTGAGTGGTTGGTGCTGGTGGGGCGGTGCCACTGTGAGCCTGGCTACGAGGAAGGCGGCGGCGGTGTCAAGGCATGCGTTG CCTGCCCGAGCGGTTCCTACCGGGCTGATGTGGACACGCCGCATTGTCTCAAGTGCCCCCAGCATAGCACAGCCGACTCTGAAGGGGCCACCGTCTGTACCTGTGAGAGCGGGCACTATCGAGCTCCTggggagggctcccaggaggctTGCACAC GTCCTCCCTCAGTCCCCCGAAACCTGAGCTTCTCTGTTTCGGGGACTCAGCTCTCCCTGCACTGGGAACCCCCAGAAGACATGGGGGGGCGGCAGGATGTCAGATACGATGTGGGGTGTTCTCAGTGTCGGGGAGCAGCGCTGGAGGAGgggccctgccagccctgtgGGGGAAGTGTGCGCTTCTACCCCGGGCCCAGAGGGCTCACCTCGCCCACTGTGCGTGTGGACGGCCTTGAACCCTACGCCAACTACACCTTCAATGTTGAAGCTCAGAATGGAGTGTCGGGGCTGGGTGCCTCCAAGCATGCCAGTGCCTCACTTAGCATCAGCATGGGGCATGCAG AGCCCCTGTCTGGCTTGTCCCTGAGGTTGGTGAAAAAGGCCCCGAGGCAGCTGGAGCTGACCTGGGCGGGGTCCCGGCCTCGCAGCCCTGGGGGTAACCTGAGCTACGAGCTGCACATCCTGAACCAG GATGAAGAACGGCACCAGATGGTTCTGGAACCCAGGGTCTTGCTGACGGAACTGCAGCCAGACACCACGTACATTGTCAGAGTCCGGATGTTGACCCCGCTGGGCCCTGGCCCCTTCTCCCCAGACCATGAGTTTCGGACCAGCCCACCAG TTCCCAGGGTCCTGACTGGAGGAGAGATCGTGGCCATCACCTTTGCTCTGCTGCTGGGTGCAGCTCTGCTGCTCGGGATGCTCATCTTCCGCTCCAG gaaAGCTCGGCAGCGACGGCACCAGAGGCAGCAGAGGCAGCGTGACCGCATCACCGATGGGGACAGAG AGGACAAGCTGTGGCTGAAGCCTTACGTGGATCTCCAGGCATATGAGGACCCTGCCCAGGGAGCCCTGGACTTCACCCAGGAGCTCGATCCAGCCTGGCTGGTTGTGGACAACGTCATAGGGGAGG GAGAGTTTGGGGAAGTATATCGAGGGTCGCTGAGAATCCCCAGCCAGGACGCCAAGACTGTGGCCATTAAGACCTTGAAAGACACATCTCCAGATGGCCAGTGGTGGAACTTCCTTCGAGAGGCAACTATCATGGGCCAGTTCAACCACCCACACATTCTGCACCTGGAAGGCGTTGTCACAAAGC GAAAGCCCATCATGATCATCACCGAGTTTATGGAGAACGGAGCCCTGGATGCCTTCctgagg GAGCAGGAGGACCAGCTGGCCCCTGGGCAGCTGGTGGCCATGCTGCAGGGCATAGCATCTGGCATGAACTACCTCAGTGACCACAATTACGTCCACCGGGACCTGGCCGCCAGGAACATCTTGGTGAGTCAGAACCTGTGCTGCAAGGTGTCTGACTTCGGCCTGACCCGCCTCCTGGACAACTTTGATGGCACCTATGAAACCCAG GGAGGAAAGATCCCCATCCGCTGGACAGCCCCTGAAGCCATCGCCCACCGGATCTTCACCACGGCCAGCGACGTGTGGAGCTTTGGGATTGTGATGTGGGAGGTGCTCAGCTTTGGGGACAAGCCCTACGGGGAGATGAGCAATCAGGAG GTCATGAAGAGCATCGAGGATGGATACCGGCTGCCCCCTCCCGTGgactgccctgcctccctctatGAACTAATGAAGAACTGCTGGGCCTATGACCGAGCCCGTCGGCCCCCCTTCCACCGCCTGAAGGCACAGCTGGAGCACTTACAGGCCAACCCCCACTCCCTGCGAACCATTGCCAACTTTGATCCCAG GGTGACCCTTCGCCTGCCCAGCCTGAGTGGCTCAGACGGGATCCCCTACCGAAGCGTGGCTGAGTGGCTGGAGTCCATACGAATGAAACGCTACATCCTGCACTTCCGCTCTGCCGGGCTGGACACCATGGAGTGTGTGCTGGACCTGACGGCCGA GGACCTGGCGCAGATGGGGATCACACTGCCGGGACATCAGAAACGCATTCTTTGCAGTATTCAGGGATTCAAGGACTga